In the Quercus lobata isolate SW786 chromosome 5, ValleyOak3.0 Primary Assembly, whole genome shotgun sequence genome, one interval contains:
- the LOC115990876 gene encoding receptor-like protein kinase FERONIA, producing the protein MEIISQSISKLFRTSGKRAKQSFVLPEGLCRTFSLAEIKKATNNFDVKLLINDGGSCSIYKGFIDDCTKKVAVKKFNTYFEERFGTEILLLCQLRHHNLVNLIGYCTDKLELILVFELIANGSLSEHLSRDQDNPLPWKRRLEICIGVARGLHYLHSGVKHTIIHRDVKSSNILLDENWEAKLKGFCFAKMGPPSLSKALIRIESLVVGSFGYLDPVYFQTSELTDKSDVYSFGVVLFEVLCARRAANSEVERGQRILASWALNCVEDGTINEIIDPYLKGKIAPECFKIYVNIATSCLQLNDMKRPTISEVDVGLEHALELQECADAAIRKDGVESGSDH; encoded by the coding sequence ATGGAAATTATTTCACAGTCTATTTCAAAGTTATTCAGGACGTCCGGGAAGAGAGCAAAACAATCTTTTGTTCTTCCAGAGGGATTATGCCGGACATTTTCACTCGCTGAGATCAAGAAAGCTACCAATAACTTCGATgtgaaattattaattaatgatgGAGGTTCATGCTCTATATATAAGGGATTTATTGATGACTGTACCAAAAAGGTTGCAGTAAAGAAGTTTAATACGTATTTCGAAGAGCGGTTTGGGACCGAGATACTGTTACTCTGCCAGCTACGCCACCATAATCTCGTCAATCTCATCGGATATTGTACTGACAAACTCGAGTTGATCCTGGTCTTCGAGCTCATAGCAAATGGATCCCTCTCTGAACACCTCTCCCGGGACCAAGATAATCCCCTGCCGTGGAAACGAAGACTAGAGATTTGCATTGGAGTGGCGCGTGGACTGCACTACCTTCACAGTGGGGTGAAGCATACTATCATTCACCGTGATGTGAAGTCAAGCAACATTTTGTTGGACGAGAACTGGGAGGCCAAGTTGAAAGGTTTCTGCTTTGCCAAAATGGGTCCCCCTAGTTTGTCAAAGGCTTTAATTAGGATTGAGTCTTTAGTTGTGGGTTCTTTTGGATACCTGGATCCtgtttattttcaaacaagTGAGCTGACCGATAAATCTGACGTCTACAGTTTCGGTGTGGTACTGTTTGAAGTACTCTGTGCGAGAAGAGCAGCGAACAGCGAAGTAGAGCGCGGACAGCGGATTCTGGCCTCCTGGGCTCTAAATTGCGTAGAAGATGGGACCATTAATGAGATAATTGATCCCTATCTGAAGGGGAAGATAGCTCCAGAGTGTTTTAAGATATACGTGAACATTGCAACTTCTTGCCTGCAATTAAACGATATGAAACGTCCCACGATTAGTGAAGTGGATGTCGGCCTTGAACACGCACTGGAGCTGCAAGAGTGTGCAGATGCTGCGATAAGGAAGGATGGTGTGGAGTCTGGTAGTGATCACTGA
- the LOC115990877 gene encoding uncharacterized protein LOC115990877, whose protein sequence is MAGDPLKRNQNLYCAYHQESGHTTDDCRNLKNYLDRLVREGKLRHLLHRPEGWQEPSNNETRQSTLRPPIGTINVILAAPGRTGSVPFRVMSVSSFPTKLDDRESKRARMSATPLIGFTEEDKQGIIQPHDDALVVTLRIGGYDVKRVLVDQGNAAEIMYPDLYEGLNLMQEDLSPYDSPLVSFDGKVVIPKGLIRLPVQTDSDVVEVNFIVVDAYSPYTAIVARPWLHALGAVSSTLHQKVKYPSGGQIKEIIGNQGVARQCMVSVILRQQDCITATSTKNGL, encoded by the coding sequence atggctggCGACCCTTTGAAGCGTAATCAGAACCTGTATTGCGCGTACCATCAGGAGTCAGGTCACACTACTGATGATTGCAGGAACCTGAAGAACTATTTAGACCGGCtcgtccgagaagggaagctgAGACATCTGCTACATCGCCCTGAAGGATGGCAAGAGCCATCAAACAATGAAACCAGACAAAGTACGTTGAGAccacccattggcacaattaatgtcatcctcgccgcaccTGGAAGAACAGGCTCTGTCCCCTTCAGGGTAATGTCAGTGAGCAGTTTCCCGACTAAGCTAGACGACAGGGAATCCAAGAGAGCTAGAATGAGCGCCACACCATTAATCGGGTTCACGGAGGAAGACAAACAAGGAATtatccaaccccacgacgatgcctTAGTTGTTACGCTCAGAATAGGGGGttatgacgtgaaaagggtgttagttgATCAAGGCAACGCCGcggagataatgtaccctgatttgtATGAGGGACTGAACTTGATGCAGGAAGACCTGTCGCCATATGATTCCCCCCTAGTTAGCTTTGACGGAAAGGTCGTCATCCCGAAAGGCTTGATTAGGTTGCCTGTGCAAACAGACTCAGATGTAGTAGAAGTGAACTTCATCGTCGTAGATGCATACTCCCCTTACACAGCTATCGTGGCCCGGCCATGGCTCCATGCATTAGGGGCTGTGTCGTCAACCttgcaccaaaaggtgaaatacCCGTCAGGAGGTCAGATCAAAGAGATAATAGGGAACCAGGGAGTagctaggcaatgcatggtgtcggTAATCTTGCGACAGCAGGATTGCATAACTGCCACTTCGACCAAGaacggcttatag